The following nucleotide sequence is from Primulina tabacum isolate GXHZ01 chromosome 2, ASM2559414v2, whole genome shotgun sequence.
aggcccatcaagggcttaggtattctcctataaatatcaagtTTGAGCGTTCACttgattcattcactatattatttttcagcagtaCCCTTAGCTGATCTCcacttatatcctcagtctctgacttgagcgtcggaggggctacgccgggacaccctcctggcccctttctaacggtcttattcgtaATTTCAGGCTCAGGGCAATCTCGAAACCTGcatctggactagtgacacttgctggaatcggaccctaaatttcccgtgagtatcatatTACATCAGAGATCTAAACAAATTTGCGTCGAGAGTTGCTAGCcggaattttaaaatatcagcgATGATGCGATGGTTTGGCGGCGACACGGGATGGTGGAGTCGAGGAACTCGGCCGCGAGCTTCCTTGATAGGTGGTGGTCGTTTTTTATCTTCCAAAGTGGAGAGATCGAAAATCTTGATTTGATTTTCTTGATAACAtatattgtatatatttttgttgttaTGATTATTATCAACATTTGAtaacatatatttaaataaaattgttCAATCTTTTAAGGATTTTAACCTTATCttgattctttattttcattatttagaATTCTCCTGTAGTATtttcctttcttgaaaatatcaCACATAATCAACTCTTGATAATAcattatatacacacacatatagacatatataaatttaaaaaaccaTTATCCAATTACTTAATTAACTATTATtcaattctagactcctctaaaatatttcatgagaatCTTGTGCATAGGAGTCATCActactaatttattatttaattagtatattctaaatttactaaataaataattgtgaactcattataactcgATCGATGATCAGACAATGACGATGTAtaaaggatacaaatcttggtcatatatgaaacatcccaaactctaattttaaataaataacacaagaATTTTTTCATTATTCACAAAAACActattcatgaaaaaaatattttcgaaaCCTCGGTTTGATAAAATTTTAGTGAAAAGTTAAATCGATACCATATTTAACTAAATATTCCAAGTTTCCAAAACTATCTGGATAATGCATAAATATCATAATAATTTTTGAATAAGGCTTTAAATACTCAATAGGTAATAAAATTcagcaaataaaaaaaaagtctCGACCATGCTAAATAAAACTTCTCTCATCAACATTCGTTAAACTTTAAATTATAGCAGAATGCAAGGTTTTCGAATGTGTACTGCCTTTGGTTCGGATTTATTCAGTAGTCAGCCCCTCCTGAACATACACATCATtcttaaatcttaaaaaaatactttttgTTCAGAACATAAACCTCTCCTCATAAATTTTTGGTGAAGTTTGTTCATTAAAAGTGAATCTTCTATTTCattgatcaatctataaacctTAATAACAGGCTGGCATAGTTCAACGACCCATTATCATCGAATCCCTCTAACCATCATATGGTAAGTTCATCATTCAAGTTATCAACAGATCCATTTCCCATGTTAGATCTTTGTCCCCATTCTCAGCCCATTTTTATTGCGAGTTTGCCGCACCTGTTTTCGAAGAATCCCTCACTACCTCTTAGTCATAGTAAATTCACAttccacaaaatatttttcttttttcctttcatttaaataaatcatataaaaaacaTGCATCAACTCATACtttatatacatttttttttaaaaaaagacatTTATGGGCACGGACCTCGtgcataaacaaataaaactggtTCAGCAGATTGAGCAGTTTTGctagaaaaatcatatctcttTTGTTTCCcactcaaaaatttcaaatttactaTCCAATCAAAGATAACATCGAGTACTACAAGTCTTCTGTTGACTACATTTCTAGAAAACGAATCTATAAATTGCAATGATAGGTTGACACGTAAAATTTTCATACATATTGAGCAATTCTACgagaaacaccatatataatttttttcactcaaaaattttaaatttactaTCCAATCGAAAATAACATCGAGTAATACAAATCATCGGTTAACAACATTTCTAGAAAATGAACCTATAAATCACAGTAATAAAAAGAacatatgatgatatgttgacaCGTAAAATTTTCGCATATATTGAGCAGTTCTACGAGAAAAACCATATCTTCTTCATTTCTCACTTAACAATTTCGAATTTACTATCCAATCAAAGATTACGCTGCGtactaaaaattattagttgacaccattttctgaaaatgaacctataaataacataaacttaaataaaaaatgataatgGGTTGACACGTAAAATTTTCGATGCAAAAAACCATATCTCATTTGTTTCTCAATAACGAATTTCAAATTTACCATACAATCGAAGATAACACTAATTACTAAAAATCATGAGTTGACAACATTTCTAGAAAAATGAATCTATAAATTGCAGTAATCAAAAGAACAAGAGATGATGGATTGACACGTAAAATTTTCGCACAGATTGAGCAGTTCTACGATAAAAACCAAATTTCCTTTGTTTCTCActcaaaaattttgaatttactatccAATTAAAGAAACACCATGTACTACAAATCATCAGTTGACACGATTGCCAGAAAATGAACATATAAGTCatagaatttaaaataaaaaagtgcAAAATTTGAAACTTGCTGAAATTTCCATATCTTGGACTCTTTAAAATTCCTTGCCCAAAAAACGAGGCTACAAGTCATTTTTCATAAAGACATTAAtaacacacataatatgatttgaatggtgcaaaaaGAATGGTTTAAAAAGTGTCTTTGAGTTAAAAACGCTCGAAATTCGAATACTGACGCAAAAGAGTTGAGAGCATGATTGGGAGACGACTTTTCTTCCCTTTCCTCACTGTAAATTCATGTTTTCTTCTGGTTTTTGTGCAGCTTGGTCTTGGCAGCTACAGCTGCTAGGAACCCTATGTTTTCTCCTTTTCTTTTTTGAGAAAATTCCCTTCTAGACTTAGGTTTTTAGGCCTTTTTAAGCTTAGTACAAATAGGCCTTAATCAATCATTCAATTCTAGttatttaggcccattaagcttaataaaatctGCATGTAATTTTAAATTCTAATTTATAGTGAAAACCCTAAtttcaataaaataacaaaatttcgaacataaaaatataattactacccaataatataaattatttatttagatactttatttaaattattttagtacatttaatatttttaagcaTGTAGTTTATGTGAGCGGACTTCAGACATTAcaatatatcccgatcgaatttaCAACAATTAGTATATCGACAGTTACAAATAAATTCTATAACAATatgatgtatctttgagtaataatggTTACATTGTATGTGCAACTGAGGAAAGCCATTTCCAAGATGCACATCTCTTATTCTGATCAAAGATTTCTTGCTTTATTAGCTCATAATATTAAATAAGATATCTTCATCCATGGGTGAACGGCAAATCTCCACTACAATACATTGACTTCTACGTAATTCGAAACTACATCCAACCCTGTCAACTGATGGCCCTCAATAAAatcagtaaacggatcaaagtgcatgctagtataTATAGTCTTCACGTCTTCTCGAGTCAAATGAATAATGATGTAAAAAATAAATGCGGACTTTTTCATTCGATGACTGATAACCGTTTGAAAAGTTCGATAGAGAATTGTTCAGTGTATTATCAAATGACCATTCATCGGCATGAATGAACATCTCCATGTctttaccaatgaaacatgatattTACATCATAGATGTTAAtatcaagcgacctttatccttattttagacgACTGAATCGATTAAGAAgcagtttagaatatacagcaTGCTTCCTAACAaaattcatgatcttacgttgataGACATACCTCATAGTacttattgtatattcaagtactttatctatgcagcttgcattagtatacatataaagtaaatgtcataattggataaacagtaaaatattattaaaataaagcttgttttttaaataagagtcaataaagctcAAAGCACAAACTGCCTCGCTGGGCATCTACTTTAACAATAGCAACAAAGTCTTCCTTATGTTCGATGAGCGCATGAGGCGAAAAATAAAACATGAGACATTTTGCCACCGTAAATAACTGTAAAAATTCAATTCACAAAtaacaaaattattaaaaaaatatataaatgcaCCTGAAACAAAATATTACataaataacaattcaaaaaatatttgaaataattagaTAAATACTACTcgttttatttttttcagaGGCAAAACTATTtatcaaatttgtataatcCAGTTGTTTAATCATTTCTTTCTCACTCATCAATATAACCAACACATTTAGTATATCCCGTGATATTGTTGATTGTCGATAATTTTTGATTAACTTCAACTTCAAaaagctttttttttttggctaatGAAACTGTTGCTTGTGGGTTAACACATCATATATGCACTATAAATATTTGGAATAAATCATTTCATTTCGCCGTAGACTAGCATATCAATCACCGTTTTTTCATTTGTTAACTAATGTTGCATGACCATCAACTCCAAACACAAATCATAACCATTTATGTTTGGACGTCCCTcgtgattatgaaattgttgaaACTCCATTCTAGACTGATTATATTTCTGTAGTATTCATAAGTGGGAGGGAGAATGCTGTGggttgatatttttttaatagaatATTGGGCTAGAATTTTTTATTTCGATGGACTATCAACtcaacatataataataataataataataataataataataataatattggaCCCTCACCTGAGCCAGGTCTTGAGGCAGCAGCCTGTCTGGCATCACAAAAGTCCGATCTTGTGTAACAGTAAAATCAGTCAAGCGTTAATATGAGAGTCACAACTTCACAGCCGAATAGAATTAAAGCTAAATGATAGTGAGCTCAAAGCCAAATATCTACAAGCTTGATCGTATCGAATTTATCCATGAGACGAATGAGAGAGAAAACGATCGTCCCCTGAGATTCATCACGGAAAAAAACATATCTGAGTTACAAAAAAAGAGCTTAAACTAAGCTAcctatattattttattctaaATTAAACTTGATTTAAGAGTTGAAATTGTaaaattatcaatttttttagtAAACTAAGCTGGCTAAAACTTATATATAATCTAATAGCAAACCGTAGTCATCAGTAAATGAAATTTTTGTAGAGATTGGTGTAGAATTGATGAGAAAAGAAtccaaattataaattttattcaaCAAATAAAAATGGTGATCTCTGTGCTAACATTCTAGAAGCAAAATGGTTGGAGAAAAAGGAAGTAAAACGAATCCATCTCGTGGCCACGTCAGCACACAGCTTTTTTCcacaagaaaaaataataaaaataataattcttcCCCCATTTTCTCAAGATTCCCCATTGTCTGTCTGACTTTGATATTTATAAACAAACCCTAATCTTACATATATTGTCTGTAACACAAATTCCCAATTCCTTTCTCAATTCATTCTACGATTCGATACGATGCTGGTAACGCTGCCGTTTTCTTCTCGGCCCTCTCTCGCCTTCCACTCCGGCCACCAAATCAAGATTTTCGTGTGCTCTGCCATGGCGGATACGCCGCCGATGGTCACCACGGCGGCTGTGGACAGGAAGAGCCTGTACGAGGTTCTACAAGTCAAGCACAACGCGTCTCAGAGGGAGATCAAGACTGCCTATCGTACGCTGGCCAAGCTGTACCACCCCGATGCTACCTCCCGCTTTATGGACTCCTCGGTTGCTGCTACGTCTACCGACGGCGGTGATTTTATAGAGATCCATAACGCCTACGCCACGTTGTCTGATCCTGACGCGAGAGCTGTTTACGACTTTAATTTGAACGTCGGTTTGAGACGAAGATTGTCCTCTGAGAGATTTTATCGTAGCCGCAGGTGGGAGACGGATCAGTGCTGGTGATGTTACAAGTTTCCGATGtaaattcttttttttcaaatgtagcacatttttttcctcttttcttatttttttataaaaaaaaattaagttgtAGTGTACAGAAGTTTTAATGAACAGAGCTTCGTCCTTTGTTTTCTTGGATCCCTATAGTTAAATAATGCATATGAACAAAAATATAGACTATTAATTGCCTTGATATTGTTACTGATTACATGGAACAAGATTTGTTTAGTCAAAAAATCATTTGAAGATGAAGGAAAGGGAACTTTGTTTATGGAAACCAAACAAGATAACTTGAATCCGCAATGCTTATTTGTCGTTCCAATATATGGACAATTCATAAATGTGTTCCTtcaaattgctaaatgttctacaaatatttatatttagggGGACAAAAGAGTGGAAAAACACTAGAGATCAGTCCCAGAATTTTCGTACAAATCTTTTATCCAACATATCCAATAGACCTCATCAGTTTCCGAAAGAAAATGGAATCACTTAGAGGTCATAAGCATGGAATTGAGGACGTGCATGATCAACCACGGTGTTGGTTGGATTGTTGCATTGGTGATTCAGTATTTGATACACTTCTCAAAAATGGGCCGAACATGTACCACAATCACCGGGTCAGTTGGGTTTATGGCGGTTAGAACCTCCCTCATCCACGTAAATTCCCTAGGGATCTCATTGCAGATATCACAAGCCAACTGCTGAAGCAGAGACAGAAGCATGCCTTGGCTCAAGGGTAGGGGAATCATCGTCAAAATTGCAGGTAAATCAACCTCAAATAACATAAAAAGAAAACGATGAATCCCTCCTCTGTGATTAAAATTCAGATGATTTCCCAGAACAGATCCTACCTGAGAGCATAGCCCTGATGCAATTGTAACTTTACTCCAACACAAGGCAGTTGTGAAAGCCTCCTCATATCAACGACCTGCTATCAATCTAGATAGCTCTTTTATTGGTTCAACGGGTACTTTGAGCTAAATTATAATACTCGTTTCAGAATACATTGTGGTCGATTCGTCTCATGTAACCACCCAAAGGGCCATTGCTCAGTTGATTAATAAAAGGATTTGCAGGGTTAGCATGTGGACCTAAGATGGCCAGCGCAACCAATTTTCTTTGACCATACCGAGCAACTCATTACTTGAAGTTTGAGATACTGATGGAGCTGCATTTGTAGCATCACAGATAAATGAGCTAACATTAGTGCCCGGCAGAAATCAAGTGGCGGAAGGAAGCCGATATTCAGAACACTTAACTAACAGACTAGAAAAGACTTTATCCTTTTGACAAAGAGAATTTTCAAAACATCTTCAGCTTAATACTCTAGTAGCAGCAAAGATTGGCATAGATAGAAGCATCGAGCAAaattcatcatcatcatcattgcCTCACTTTTCTTGGTTTAGAGCTAGTTGAAGTTCGCTAACATGTTTTATTTACTATTTAAAATGCAAAACCCCACCCTAAACCATTGAATATTCACCCCCAACTTTCAGAATTTGCAAACCAAATTCTCTTCAAATATCCACGGCACACACACTTCATATTTTAAGAAGAAAAGTCGAAAATTCAAGGGaagttcaagccaaggttcttgcccccgttcttcgcaatcgtcaacgatttttcgtgcgtaaaaatacgcaaaggcacgccatatttctttctttcaaacatcatcacaccatagtaattgtttatgcatgatttttaaggaaaaacatagcacacaagttgaattttcgtaactacatgcCTATGTGTTCTAAATTTGTGTTTTTgaattccaaaatcatgttttatatgtgttaaaggggctgccatgattaggacatgtTTAGACATTGTTTTACATGAATTTAGAGGCCTAGAACACACCACACACGCTGGtagaacaaaagaaaacaagctgGAACAAGTTGCTGTCTTAGTGATCATGTGGTCCGGTTTCAAGGGTTTGGTGGCTGGGCAGGGGtttggttgggaccagggcttggctagggtccgtgaggggtcaagggaagagtcctagccacgctaggactcgagacaagaggctgggaaggagtcctagcttgctaggactccaacccgtgaAGCCCATGAAAGATGCGCAGGTACAGCAGCTGGTGCAGGGAAGGGATGTCTCGGCCTGGGGGatctgggctgggctaggtcgagtCATTAgagtcctaagagggtgcacgaGGGTTAGGGTCAGGGGCTAGCTCGATTGGTTAGAGTCCTAGCAAGTTTGAAGAGTCCTTTGTCAAGTAAAACTCTCGGCCATGGCATGCTACTGGTATGTGGCTGCGGTTTTCAAGCTTGTGGTTGAGTGTGttggttctaagggtccaggagggtgcCTACAGGGGATGGTCATGAGTGGGTGAAGGGTGGCTCGATGTGGCTCGAGCCAAGTATAGAAAACGTGAGGGAGGCACTTGGGAAGCAGCCTGTGCGCAGGTTTGCTTCTGAACTCAGGTTGCTTCGCTGCTGGGTTCTAGGGGTTGGGTTGGTCAaggcttggtctgggcgtggtccagggaaggttatggtcatgaggggtcaagtggttaaggctggaggtgtcctagttgaCTAGGAGTCTTGGTGGAGGGTAGAAGTCTCACCCACACACACGCACAGATTTGGGTGAGCTTCCAGGAAGTTTTTGGGCGGGCCACGGGTGGTTAAAcaggctgggcttggtcagtagggtacctaagtgggttggctaggttttggcttaAGGTGGCTTgagcgtggctcgagtaaattgggagatggctcggtgggttcgttagtgtgtcaaaaaaaaaaattaaaaggctaaaattgaatccatgggtccacgggtgtggctcatgacttgaaaaggtagaataaatcataaaaatgctatgtttaaaatttgggatcaaaataatgagttttggatttattcgggatttaatcgccgcacgaaacgataattaacgagttaattgaaacgcctagttttatgcttaataaaattatgaaaaattatatttaagcttaaataattattataagtctaagtttttaatttgggaattttatattaaggttggtttaattcgggattaaaacgcataaATACgtattatttaaagattaatttaaaagtcctcgatttaagatAAATGAAAATGTGAGAAAATTtgtgtaggcttaaataattatttgggacgtgtttgagtcaatggaattaagaaaatgtcaaaaacgtgaaattttacgtctaggggtaaaacggtcattttacacatagaaattagtaaacgtcatggcagtgctcgaaattctgtttttatgatattatgattatgttcaaatgtttatgaaatgttcatgattaaattatgatttctaaatgtctatgggatttttatgatttaaggaagacatttaaaagacatgtttcatgcttggtttcaaaaacaaaattatatgttatgcattatttttataaagtaatgagaatgtacacgttgaaggaagtgaagtaattgtgactaattcgataatgttgaagatatcgtgagggtgacggtctcagtgggagtccgacgatcgtatttccattattacgaatatgtggtaacggtaagaatggaatgtcgtgaggggaaaaggcccaagagggagcccatttatgggaaaaagccACAGAGGAaatcccgacgatcgtatttctattcgaaagaggataggccagggcccagttgaccggtgagagtgttgttggtgttaacaaaggaaaaggaaaaagaaaaggaaaaagaaaaagaaaaatgttgatgatcatgaaaaaagttttatgttatgtcatgttgaggaaaaagaaaggaaaatgttaaggtttatgtgatgcatgtcatgaaaatgtttatgcttaaagttgatgcatcattatgaaaatgtttctatttaaagttcatgcaccatgaaaaggtttacgaaaatgttcatgattgaagtttatgcatcttcatgaaaacgatatttaagtacaagtatttttcactgttatatgttgactgtattacgtattacttgttatcaaggatatgacatgttgagtctttagactcactaggtgtgattgatgcaggtgattatgatgattatgtttatggaggtcttgattgttgatctgactggactgaaggtgcacataacccgaggaccgacgctagttttccgcactagttctgatttatgatttcaagttatgttaaaaatattttacgactttttattcatgttttgagaggtttttgagatattatagtatgagctgtatttctcaattataaagttggttgttttattttaaaatgaggtccaaaatattttatataatttttggtggttcggccGGTGCTagggaggtttaaaaaaaaatttctagtacttttaaagaaataaaaaggacagatgtttcagatttccTCTTGATTGGATATActcaacatctcctagagaagtCATCAATGAATGAGACAAGGTATTTCGATCCTCCTAGGGGTACAactggtgcttgccaaacatctgaatgaatcaaatccaatatgcttttgcttttggcagtagaagtgccaaactttaatctgtgttgtttactggtaacacaatgctcacaaaagggtaatGACACTTTTTTAAATCCCGACAGCAGCTTCCGTGTTGAGAAAATTTTCAACCCCCGTTCTGACATATGActgagctttctatgccataacacagttaattcttctcctgaaccaattgatgcaacatctagttctgcctctttgtgtgtttcttccaaaagtacatacatatttgcagcaactttttccgtcttcataaccacaagcggaCCCTTCAGAATTTTCATGAGCCCGTTCTCGATACGTGTTTTGCAGCCGATATCAttcaattgccccaaggacaaaagatttttcgtcagtcctttcacatttcatacctcctgtatggtgcgaatgatGTCATccaacattttaattttgatagtaccgacacCAGCGATTTCTATgacatgatcatttcccatgaatacagatcctcctgagactggttcataatgatcaaaccattctcttcgAGACGTCATGTACCACgacgctcctgaatccataatccatatgtcacaaaatttgtgcctgCCTTCTATAACTGTTGTCGCTTCGCTGAATAATTTTTCACCACCGCCTAATGTACTTGCCACTTTTCCTTGAGAATTTTtttcgatactcgtacactttTTCTTGAAGTGCCATTTACCTCCACATTTAAAGAATTAAatgtttttcttcttacttctcgaccTTGATCTATCccgtctttggctcccactaGAGTCAcagtccataaatcttcctcttatcatcggtaaagcctctgTCTTCTTCGGTTTTACCAACCTATCTttcttattcttgcgccggctttcttctccgagaaacgcagttaagacatcgtcgaattttaaaaagcccataagaatattgttggttatgttgatgataagttgatcatatgaatatGCTAGACTTTGAAGAAAAAGCTCTGCACGTTCATTTtaccctattttatgccccttGGAAGTGAGTTGAGAAATAGAGTATTTATTGTATTGATATGGTTGGTCAACGATAAGGATTCCGCCaaccgaagagtataaagcctcctctttaggaaaatcatgttgtgtagagACTTAActtcgtacatctttgtcagagtatccctgATAAATTTTGCTGTTTTTTTATCTCAGAAATACTTGACAATACTTCGTCTTTTATTGCCAAGTGTAGATTGacaacaacattatcattcatcggATTTCATTTTCCATCGTCCGTCATTTCCACCGATCTATCTCCAACAGCCACCAATCcattctcctttcttaaaattgcttatatttttattttccacaTCATAAAACTGCTTTCATTGAACTTTGTTATCTCATACATGATcgtcattatgtctacaacaattttagtagactggAAAAAATAATCCAGCcttaataaagaataaactgtacaacgagatttacgtggaaaacccctaaaaattattagggtaaaaactacGGGCATAACGAAAATAGttctattataatattttacggtGTACAACCACTTACTGTATTTCCAAAAAGAACACACACTCtattaatacaggagaacaaaacacttcacaaatattatagaactaagcactcaaatgccaTAAAATGTGAGAAAACTCAAATAAGGGATGACTTTAGAATGAGGGGAGGGATCTCTATTTATAAAGCCCCTTGTCCGTGTGAAGACGCGTATGAAACACGTCGTCTGAATTCAACTTTGCCAACCTACGTTTTTATTCAACAAATTCAGCCAACCATCTtctttaatgcattaaatgcattttCACTCTTTTGCCGACACTACATGGCTTTTTTAAAGGTCAACATGACTTGAGGCAAGGTCACCCACAATTGCCATATCTGTTCGATATTTGTTTAGAAATGTTGTCGAGGTCACTGAAGATTGTGGACATGTCCCATGATTTCAATTTTCATCATAAGTGTCAGTCTTTCGGGATTACCACTTGCAATATGCAGATGATTTATTTCTCATGTCAAGAGGCGACAATGGAAGTATTGTCATTTTGATGGAGTGTCTCTCACAATTCAATAACATGACTCGTCTTTGTGCAAATGTGAAACGTCCCTTATTTTTAACTTCAAAAATGTATATAATtactatgaattttttttatatatatatataaacattttcttCTATCCTCAAAACCCTccatcataaaaataatatttaaaaactcaaatgcataaaaatctataaatcgTAACCCACAAATTCGtaattcaattttaaaataatcaaacgattaaacttcaaaataaagcataaaatctttaaataaataatcctcaaaatcttttacttcaaactttaaatactaagctatgcgaaaaataaaagtccCTCGGAGCTGTACTGCGGGacccgatccactcaagcgtcggCGTCTCCCTCAAAATTAACGTCTCTTGCGATCATCCAAACCTAGTgggtctaatgactcagcacgttctaaacatacataacaaataatatatatacatgcacgtgcagctttaaaataatcttttaataAATAAGTTGGCGTAAAAGCTCGTAATCA
It contains:
- the LOC142537710 gene encoding chaperone protein dnaJ 11, chloroplastic-like, which codes for MADTPPMVTTAAVDRKSLYEVLQVKHNASQREIKTAYRTLAKLYHPDATSRFMDSSVAATSTDGGDFIEIHNAYATLSDPDARAVYDFNLNVGLRRRLSSERFYRSRRWETDQCW